The sequence TCAAAGTCGCCCGGCCTCGGCAGGTCGCCCGCAGTTCCGAAGAACTCGGTCCGCAGCGTGCCGGTGCCGCTCTGCTTGATGTACCACGCGCCGTTTCGGAAAACGGCGATGTCGGTCTTGCCGTCGCCGTTGAAATCGGCGGGTGCGAGCCGGTCAGCGGCAAGTCCCCAATTCTCGGCCGAGAAGGCGTTTGAGGACGAATTCTGCTGATACCACATGCCATCGGCCGGGCGATAGACCGCAATCTCGGCCTTGCCGTCATTCGTAAAATCGGCCTGAATGCCGCTGACGCTCGTCGTATTCTGCTGCGTAACGATGCCCCAGCAGGGGAACGGGCCAATGTTGCACGGGTCGCCATAACCGACGAAGTTTAGGCGGCCATTCGGCCTCAAGAGAGTGGCACCGATGACGTAATTGCGCGTTTGCCCATTCGGAAACAGGGCCATCGGGCCGCTGCGGCCACGCTCGCCGAGCGCGTCGTTCCAACTCTCGTTGCCAAATGACTGGTCGGCCGAGCCGTCTGGATTGAATCGCAGAACGCTGTAAGGATGATAGTTATCACGGCCGACGATCTTGCCGTTGGGCATGATCGCATCGATCAGGAACAACGGCCGCTGTGCTGATGCCGTGGGCGGCGTCAGGTACTCGGTAAAGCCGTTGTTCGAGAACGACGTGTCGGGCGTCAGGGTGCTGAGATGAAATCGCCCGAGCACGGCCTTGTCGGCGTTCGAGCCCGAGATGAGCACCTTGCCGCCGCCGACCACTTTCGCAGTGTAACTCGAATTGGCGCCAAAGCCGCTGATGTTAGCATGTGACAGTGTTTGATTCGTCTCGAGGATGCCGTTTGCCGACCAGCGGGTGACGGCGAATTTTGAACGCAGCAGGCATTGCCCGCCAGTTGTGTCGTTGTCGCCGTCGCTGCCGAGGCCGAGGATCTTGCCGTCCTCCAGCAGCGTCAGGCCGACGAGACGGCGTTCGGTCCAGCAAGGATTCGATCCGCTCCCGGCGGCCGAGCCGACGTAACGTGCGACGCCGTTTACGCCAAAGTTCTGGTCGGGCGTGCCGTTGGGATTGAGCCGGATTAGAAATCCGCTCCAGCCGCGGACGGAGAAGGTCGAGAAATAGTCACGTGTCTGGCCTGCGAGAAGTATCTGCCCGTCCGGCTCGATGACAATGTCATTGATGGTGCCGCCCGTGCCAAAAACAGCGCCGTCACCGATCGCGCCCGTCTGGAACAGCATTCGCCCCTGACCGATCAGCCATTGTTGCTGATTGACCCCGCCGACCTGTGCCGTAATTACAAGATTGTTGCCAAATGTCGTGTCCACGGAGCCATTCGCATTGAGGCGGATCAGACAGGCATCCGTCCCAAATCCGTTAAGTCCAGGCGGGGCATCGACTATGCACTGACCGCCGATCAGTATCTTGCCGTCGGGCTGGACGGCGAGCTTCGATGGCAGCTCGACCGACAGGCCGTTCGCCGGGTCAAAGTGGCTGCCGGCCGTCCTTTGGAAGAAGTTGACGATCGCGATGCCGCCGGTGCCAAAGCTCGTATCAACTG is a genomic window of Chloracidobacterium sp. containing:
- a CDS encoding FG-GAP repeat protein, with translation MKSNTESKRLSTIFKNIAGGLMITAMTAIVAAAQFTYNGDYDRTFGATNGYTTDPGDIVPELTGEVTQLYTAQLLPDGSIIAGGRMYQGSSPDFFYVKKYTPGGAVDTSFGTGGIAIVNFFQRTAGSHFDPANGLSVELPSKLAVQPDGKILIGGQCIVDAPPGLNGFGTDACLIRLNANGSVDTTFGNNLVITAQVGGVNQQQWLIGQGRMLFQTGAIGDGAVFGTGGTINDIVIEPDGQILLAGQTRDYFSTFSVRGWSGFLIRLNPNGTPDQNFGVNGVARYVGSAAGSGSNPCWTERRLVGLTLLEDGKILGLGSDGDNDTTGGQCLLRSKFAVTRWSANGILETNQTLSHANISGFGANSSYTAKVVGGGKVLISGSNADKAVLGRFHLSTLTPDTSFSNNGFTEYLTPPTASAQRPLFLIDAIMPNGKIVGRDNYHPYSVLRFNPDGSADQSFGNESWNDALGERGRSGPMALFPNGQTRNYVIGATLLRPNGRLNFVGYGDPCNIGPFPCWGIVTQQNTTSVSGIQADFTNDGKAEIAVYRPADGMWYQQNSSSNAFSAENWGLAADRLAPADFNGDGKTDIAVFRNGAWYIKQSGTGTLRTEFFGTAGDLPRPGDFDGDGRADIAVFRPSNGTWYAIRSRDGQFTQNQFGANGDAPLLGDFDADGKSDITVFRNGTWYQLLSTVGLRILQFGVAGDVPVPGDYDGDSRADLAVFRNGTWYILKTTNGAARIEQWGIAGDRPTPADYDNDGRTDISVFRNGTWWTVRSGDGGVSSSQFGTAGDMPVPAAYLP